Proteins from one Desulfonema limicola genomic window:
- a CDS encoding beta-ketoacyl synthase N-terminal-like domain-containing protein encodes MIKFKIPIAVVGIAGLFPSTPNLNIFWNNLINKKDSVIEVPGHRWVIPAHAVYNHVSMPDKAYSKRACLIDDDFGFEPAGFDIEESLIKELDPLYHMVLHTGRQAWQDCITKPIDKNKAGVVLAAIALPTDASSALTREILGKSFENQVLNVSGIQTSNLDLSINKALSFSAGVTSLPGAVLAKALGLGGGSFTLDAACASSIYAVKLACDELQSGRRDAMITGGVSRPECLFTQVGFTQLQALSPSGRCAPFDKSADGLVVGEGAGILILKRLDDALNHGDSIYGIIRGIGLSNDMRGNLLAPDTRGQVRAMEAAYQSSGWTPFDIDHIECHGAGTPVGDKTELTSLRTLWGETGWTLEQCAIGSVKSMTGHLLTAAGAAGMIKTLLGIKHKTLPPSLNFTQPRDNSPLINSPFRVQTQAQEWKQRNTRTPRRAAVSAFGFGGINAHLLFEEHPKNQKPAITAPRLPEKKDKCSIAIIGMGAAFGRLNTLQKFQKAIFSGTSIIDKRPPERWKGADKLTDKLTRGQGAWGAYIDKITLYAGEFQIPPNEIPDILPQQLLMLKVAAEAIKDAALPLKEYRPRMGTAIGIEFDHEASNFHLRWNLYNTVNHWKNILNITDKQADQWLEELRNQCGPPLTPSRVLGSLGAVTASRIAREFRLGGPSFTVSDESASGIRALQTAIRSLQQNETDIYLAGAVELTGDIRNIIINSALQPYTQKNTICPFDKKADGTIPGEGAAALILKRLDQAVHDQNKIYAVIKGTGSAGGQNLADTYKQSANQALKEAQLSSSDINYIETHGSSSPDEDNSETQALHELFKNNTNTPAISSLKPITGSTGASSGLASIVKTALCLYHKIIPALPNFTKPLNPLWNKNTFHIPQTPQTWTNTKNTPKKACTASITKYGNCSHTILQEFTKPAPETISLQIGGKPVVSTQIKTPETRKTPLSPYAELIAPAEENMKAAAKAHKTFLDFSNQLATNYKNTFIFQNKLIKHLINQEQNQETTPQPPAYSKEMCMEFATGSAAKVLGPEFAVIDQYKVRVRLPDKPLMLVDRIIKIEGKKGSLGSGRVITEHDVLPDAWYLDGNHAPVCISVEAGQADLFLCSYLGIDLAVKGRRSYRLLDAKISFHRELPRPGETIRYDIRIDKFVRQGETYMFFFRFEGTINTRPFITMRDGCAGFFTEQEVKNSGGIILNKTETRKTKNTKNPARFVPMHKETCNSRALNQLRQGNAAGCFGTPFQNIQIPPSQQLPGGQMKLIDRITNLDPHGGRFGLGIIQAQADIHPDDWFLTCHFIDDMVMPGTLMYECCAHTLRIYLQRMGWISHNQNSCFQPLTGIETILKCRGPVTPETRQVIYEIEIKETGYNPEPYVLADAVIYSDGHKIVRLKNMSMKLTKTSKKELETFWTQKQTPPAASSPLYNKKQLLAFCQGNPSEAFGEPYKIFDKQRTIARLPRPPYFFMDKITKTEPKPWILEPGGWIEAEYSITGSEWYFKADRSQTMPFCILLEIALQPCGWLAAYAGSALKSETDLKFRNLGGNAVLYKNLKPQPAVLTMRSRITRVSEAGGMIIENYDMEVLQAGELIYKGDTYFGFFSAQALASQLGIQGAKEKAWTPDPQKTPKTPPYTFPDHPPLTPDDKNQAPHHPLAMPAKALRMIDYIELSIPDGGPSGLGFIRGIKNIDINEWFFHAHFYQDPVCPGSLGIESFIQLIKYAALQHWPQLAQTHRFELETENEHNWIYRGQITQKNKQVQVEAVITQIKEHPVPLIRADGYLKVDGLFIYQMKNFGLKLIEKP; translated from the coding sequence ATGATAAAGTTTAAAATACCTATTGCTGTTGTGGGAATTGCCGGTCTTTTTCCAAGCACTCCCAATCTAAATATATTCTGGAACAACCTGATCAATAAAAAGGATTCTGTTATTGAAGTTCCTGGACACAGGTGGGTCATTCCTGCACATGCTGTGTATAATCATGTTTCGATGCCGGATAAGGCATATTCAAAGCGTGCATGTCTTATTGATGATGATTTTGGGTTTGAGCCAGCAGGGTTTGACATTGAAGAATCCCTTATTAAAGAATTAGACCCTTTATATCACATGGTACTTCATACCGGAAGACAAGCCTGGCAAGACTGCATTACAAAGCCCATAGACAAAAACAAGGCTGGTGTTGTTCTGGCTGCTATTGCTCTGCCCACTGATGCTTCATCGGCTCTTACCCGTGAAATCCTGGGAAAATCTTTTGAAAACCAGGTTTTAAATGTGTCAGGCATTCAAACCAGTAACCTGGATTTGTCAATCAATAAGGCTTTAAGCTTCAGTGCAGGTGTAACAAGTCTGCCAGGGGCTGTTCTGGCCAAAGCTTTAGGGCTTGGCGGGGGAAGTTTTACCCTTGATGCGGCATGTGCTTCCTCTATCTATGCTGTTAAACTGGCGTGTGATGAACTTCAGTCCGGCAGAAGGGATGCAATGATTACAGGGGGCGTGTCCAGGCCCGAATGTCTCTTTACCCAGGTGGGATTTACCCAGCTCCAGGCACTTTCTCCTTCCGGCAGATGCGCTCCTTTTGATAAAAGTGCAGACGGTCTGGTAGTGGGTGAAGGAGCAGGTATTCTGATACTCAAACGCCTTGATGATGCCTTAAACCACGGAGATTCTATCTACGGCATCATCAGGGGAATCGGTCTCTCCAACGACATGAGGGGCAACCTGCTTGCTCCTGACACCAGGGGACAGGTCAGGGCTATGGAAGCAGCATATCAATCATCAGGATGGACTCCCTTTGATATTGACCACATTGAATGCCACGGAGCAGGAACACCAGTAGGCGACAAAACAGAACTAACCAGCCTGAGAACCCTTTGGGGAGAAACAGGATGGACCCTGGAGCAGTGCGCCATCGGATCAGTTAAATCCATGACAGGCCACCTGCTCACAGCAGCAGGAGCAGCAGGCATGATAAAAACCCTCCTGGGAATAAAACACAAAACACTCCCGCCTTCCCTGAACTTTACACAGCCCCGTGACAACAGCCCCCTCATAAACAGCCCCTTCAGGGTACAGACCCAGGCACAGGAATGGAAACAAAGAAACACCAGAACACCCAGACGTGCAGCAGTAAGCGCCTTTGGATTTGGAGGCATAAACGCCCATCTCCTGTTTGAAGAACACCCCAAAAACCAGAAACCAGCCATAACAGCCCCCAGACTCCCAGAAAAAAAAGACAAATGCAGCATTGCCATTATCGGCATGGGAGCCGCATTTGGCAGACTAAACACCTTACAAAAATTCCAAAAAGCAATATTCAGCGGAACATCCATAATTGACAAAAGACCCCCAGAAAGATGGAAAGGAGCTGACAAACTAACAGACAAACTGACCCGGGGACAAGGTGCCTGGGGTGCATACATAGACAAAATAACCCTCTATGCAGGAGAATTTCAAATACCGCCCAATGAAATACCAGACATACTCCCCCAGCAGCTCCTAATGCTCAAGGTTGCAGCAGAAGCCATAAAAGATGCAGCCCTTCCCCTCAAAGAATACCGCCCCAGGATGGGTACAGCCATTGGAATAGAATTTGACCATGAAGCCTCTAACTTCCACCTCCGCTGGAACCTCTACAACACAGTCAATCACTGGAAAAACATCCTCAACATAACAGACAAACAGGCAGACCAGTGGCTTGAAGAACTAAGAAACCAGTGCGGCCCCCCACTAACACCATCCCGGGTACTGGGATCCCTCGGAGCAGTTACAGCCAGCAGAATTGCCAGGGAATTTCGGCTTGGAGGCCCCAGCTTCACAGTATCTGACGAAAGCGCATCAGGCATCAGGGCACTTCAAACAGCCATAAGATCATTACAGCAGAACGAAACAGACATATACCTGGCAGGAGCAGTAGAACTAACAGGAGACATAAGAAACATCATCATAAACTCAGCACTTCAGCCCTACACACAAAAAAACACAATCTGCCCCTTTGACAAAAAAGCAGATGGAACAATACCAGGAGAAGGAGCAGCAGCCCTCATACTCAAACGACTCGATCAGGCAGTCCATGACCAAAACAAAATATATGCCGTCATAAAAGGCACAGGCAGCGCCGGAGGCCAAAACCTTGCAGACACCTACAAACAATCAGCAAACCAGGCACTAAAAGAAGCACAGCTCTCCTCCTCTGACATAAACTACATAGAAACCCACGGAAGCAGCAGCCCTGACGAAGACAACAGCGAAACCCAGGCCCTGCATGAACTATTCAAAAACAACACAAACACCCCTGCAATAAGCTCCCTCAAACCCATTACAGGCAGCACCGGAGCATCATCAGGACTGGCATCTATTGTCAAAACCGCCCTCTGCCTTTACCACAAAATCATACCCGCCCTCCCAAACTTCACAAAACCCCTAAACCCCCTGTGGAACAAAAACACATTCCACATCCCCCAGACACCCCAAACCTGGACCAACACCAAAAACACCCCAAAAAAAGCATGTACAGCCTCAATAACAAAATACGGAAACTGCTCCCACACAATACTCCAGGAATTCACAAAACCAGCCCCTGAAACAATCTCACTGCAAATAGGAGGAAAACCAGTTGTCAGCACACAAATAAAAACCCCTGAAACCAGAAAAACACCCCTAAGCCCTTACGCTGAACTCATAGCTCCAGCCGAAGAAAACATGAAAGCTGCTGCAAAAGCCCACAAAACCTTCCTGGACTTTTCAAACCAGCTTGCCACAAACTACAAAAACACATTCATATTTCAAAACAAACTAATAAAACACCTCATAAACCAGGAACAAAACCAGGAAACCACCCCCCAGCCCCCTGCATACTCAAAAGAAATGTGCATGGAATTTGCCACAGGTTCAGCAGCAAAAGTACTCGGTCCGGAATTTGCCGTCATAGACCAATACAAAGTCAGGGTCCGCCTTCCTGACAAACCCCTCATGCTCGTTGACAGAATTATAAAAATAGAAGGAAAAAAAGGCTCCCTGGGTTCAGGCAGGGTCATAACAGAACATGACGTACTCCCAGATGCCTGGTACCTCGATGGAAACCATGCCCCAGTTTGCATATCTGTGGAAGCAGGCCAGGCTGACCTATTCCTCTGCTCATACCTCGGCATAGACCTTGCCGTAAAAGGCAGAAGATCATACCGCCTCCTGGACGCAAAAATAAGCTTTCACAGGGAACTGCCCCGCCCTGGAGAAACCATCCGTTACGACATCCGCATAGACAAATTTGTACGCCAGGGAGAAACCTACATGTTCTTCTTCAGATTTGAAGGAACCATCAACACCAGGCCCTTCATAACCATGCGGGACGGATGTGCCGGATTCTTTACAGAGCAGGAAGTAAAAAACTCAGGCGGAATCATACTAAACAAAACTGAAACCAGAAAAACCAAAAACACAAAAAACCCTGCCAGGTTCGTTCCAATGCACAAAGAAACCTGCAACAGCCGGGCACTAAACCAGTTAAGACAAGGAAACGCCGCCGGATGCTTCGGCACCCCGTTCCAGAACATCCAGATACCCCCCTCCCAGCAGCTCCCAGGGGGACAAATGAAACTCATAGACAGAATCACCAACCTAGACCCTCACGGAGGCAGATTTGGACTCGGAATCATCCAGGCCCAGGCAGACATCCACCCTGACGACTGGTTCCTCACCTGCCACTTCATAGACGACATGGTAATGCCCGGAACCCTCATGTACGAATGCTGCGCCCACACCCTCCGTATTTACCTCCAGCGCATGGGCTGGATATCACACAACCAGAACTCATGCTTCCAGCCCCTGACCGGCATTGAAACAATCCTCAAATGCCGCGGACCCGTAACCCCAGAAACCAGACAGGTAATCTATGAAATAGAAATAAAAGAAACAGGATACAACCCGGAACCTTACGTCCTGGCAGATGCTGTAATATACAGCGATGGACACAAAATCGTAAGACTCAAAAACATGTCCATGAAACTCACAAAAACCTCCAAAAAAGAACTGGAAACCTTCTGGACCCAAAAACAAACCCCTCCTGCCGCATCATCACCCCTATACAACAAAAAACAGCTCCTTGCCTTCTGCCAGGGAAACCCCTCAGAAGCCTTTGGAGAACCTTACAAAATCTTTGACAAACAACGAACAATAGCCAGACTCCCAAGACCCCCCTACTTCTTTATGGACAAAATAACAAAAACAGAACCCAAACCCTGGATTCTCGAACCAGGAGGATGGATTGAAGCAGAATACAGCATAACAGGCAGCGAATGGTACTTCAAAGCAGACAGAAGCCAAACAATGCCCTTCTGCATCCTCCTGGAAATCGCACTCCAGCCCTGCGGATGGCTCGCAGCATATGCAGGATCAGCCTTAAAAAGCGAAACAGACCTCAAGTTCCGAAACCTGGGAGGAAACGCAGTCCTGTACAAAAACCTCAAACCACAGCCCGCAGTCCTCACCATGCGCTCCCGCATAACCCGGGTATCTGAAGCAGGAGGCATGATAATCGAAAACTACGACATGGAGGTTCTCCAGGCCGGTGAACTAATCTACAAAGGAGACACCTACTTCGGCTTCTTCTCAGCCCAGGCCCTCGCCAGCCAGCTCGGAATCCAGGGAGCAAAAGAAAAAGCCTGGACTCCCGATCCGCAAAAAACACCAAAAACACCCCCATACACATTCCCAGACCATCCACCCCTCACACCTGACGACAAAAACCAGGCCCCGCACCACCCCCTTGCCATGCCCGCAAAAGCCCTGCGCATGATAGACTACATAGAACTCTCCATCCCAGACGGAGGACCCTCTGGTCTGGGCTTTATAAGAGGAATAAAAAACATAGACATAAACGAATGGTTCTTCCATGCCCACTTCTACCAGGACCCCGTATGCCCCGGCTCCCTGGGAATAGAATCCTTTATCCAGCTCATAAAATACGCAGCCCTCCAGCACTGGCCCCAGCTTGCACAAACCCACAGATTTGAACTGGAAACAGAAAATGAACACAACTGGATATACAGAGGACAAATTACCCAGAAAAACAAACAAGTACAGGTAGAAGCCGTCATCACCCAAATAAAAGAACACCCAGTCCCCCTGATCAGAGCAGACGGATACCTCAAGGTTGACGGATTATTCATCTATCAAATGAAAAACTTCGGACTAAAACTTATAGAAAAACCCTAA
- a CDS encoding protein kinase domain-containing protein: MEKISAPRLSQKKTGASLENDVLNFFLNLYTIQAGFTEEDRFESEIKCLDPECPGPDHTYELNIKGKTIKSRRMALGQLGENSGSKSRCFKVIYDDILVVKITPVPIEDFDEYIECINIERGIADRLGSNIECIAPSLSAILRKNPKTPYQFDLTPEEIEETYVELLKKSPWLQEYLKINNVFVFFMNLSKHSFLSSVIEKMHNIKERFYEEILSQMDILWNMMAFEGVYGGDNSHIFFNISEIYTDYEDNVNMLMKKYNLNPSLFTYKKKEWFLLYLAERKLSPDDQTLPRGFADELNGIIKNIFTLQTYEISEYRTMMTAFVYEKMFNQNKAQCKGIVTNMLELLYCLKLKGVAIRDLKPDNMFVVGGSFLQHANEFSLGLIDFETAVHFRKKNNKNIEQPLLACTPSYATPSHLAKNSILINCLNSLPRIMYLQDWHAAAGIIYYLVTGERLFEKTRKWIAETGQTMQESSTKKLSLPDTFKKCSRIFWYSAVNEFREKIADKQNILRLVEINLSENVRQLFKRELIEEQKNIMDNIRACVKNQNFFKSSKSHNDLINSHLITISRCRKNWENGVNVPKTSQKIREKIIEILKILEDLKSDIEKRSKMISFFEKPNTVISVYDLLELMFNIVFNAMYKYEWGDLSDSSMIHELRKVMTSSSHGGTIFTEETVSYEETVSFDANTRFEENTSHEKTISFENTQ, translated from the coding sequence ATGGAAAAAATTTCGGCCCCCCGGTTATCCCAAAAAAAAACAGGCGCAAGTCTTGAAAATGACGTATTAAATTTCTTTTTGAATTTATATACCATACAGGCGGGGTTTACAGAAGAAGACAGGTTTGAATCGGAAATAAAGTGCCTTGATCCTGAATGTCCGGGGCCTGACCATACTTATGAATTAAATATAAAAGGGAAAACAATAAAATCAAGACGTATGGCTCTTGGGCAGCTTGGTGAAAACAGCGGGAGTAAAAGCAGATGTTTTAAAGTAATTTATGATGATATTCTTGTAGTCAAGATTACCCCTGTACCCATAGAGGATTTTGATGAATATATTGAATGTATAAATATTGAAAGAGGTATTGCCGACAGACTTGGTTCAAATATTGAATGTATTGCTCCCAGCTTGTCTGCAATATTAAGGAAAAATCCTAAAACACCATATCAATTTGATTTAACCCCTGAAGAAATTGAGGAAACTTATGTTGAATTATTAAAAAAATCTCCCTGGCTGCAGGAGTATTTGAAAATTAACAATGTATTTGTTTTTTTCATGAACCTGTCAAAACATTCTTTTTTATCCAGTGTTATTGAAAAAATGCACAATATAAAGGAAAGGTTTTATGAAGAAATTTTAAGCCAGATGGATATTTTATGGAACATGATGGCTTTTGAAGGGGTGTATGGGGGAGATAATTCACATATATTTTTTAATATCAGCGAGATATATACTGATTATGAAGACAATGTTAATATGTTAATGAAAAAATATAATTTAAATCCTTCTTTATTTACTTATAAAAAAAAAGAATGGTTTTTACTTTATCTTGCTGAAAGAAAACTAAGCCCGGATGACCAGACTCTTCCACGCGGCTTTGCTGATGAACTTAATGGCATAATAAAAAATATATTTACACTGCAGACATATGAAATCTCTGAATACAGAACAATGATGACAGCTTTTGTTTATGAAAAAATGTTTAATCAAAATAAGGCTCAATGTAAAGGTATTGTAACAAATATGCTGGAATTATTATACTGTCTTAAATTAAAAGGTGTTGCAATACGGGATTTAAAGCCTGATAATATGTTTGTTGTGGGAGGGTCTTTTTTACAGCATGCCAACGAGTTTTCTTTAGGTTTAATTGATTTTGAAACTGCAGTACATTTTAGAAAAAAAAACAATAAAAATATTGAGCAGCCTCTGCTTGCCTGCACACCTTCATATGCTACCCCGTCTCATCTGGCTAAAAACAGTATATTAATTAATTGTTTGAATAGCCTGCCCCGCATCATGTATTTACAGGACTGGCATGCTGCTGCTGGAATTATTTATTATCTTGTAACAGGGGAACGATTATTTGAAAAAACAAGAAAGTGGATAGCTGAAACAGGGCAGACAATGCAGGAATCTTCTACTAAAAAACTGTCTTTGCCGGATACATTTAAAAAATGCAGCCGTATTTTCTGGTACAGTGCAGTAAATGAATTTAGAGAAAAAATTGCTGATAAACAAAATATATTAAGATTAGTGGAAATTAATCTGTCTGAGAATGTCAGGCAGCTTTTTAAGCGGGAATTGATTGAAGAACAAAAAAATATTATGGACAATATAAGAGCATGTGTTAAAAATCAGAATTTTTTCAAAAGCAGCAAAAGTCATAATGATTTAATAAATTCACATCTTATTACCATAAGTAGATGCCGGAAAAATTGGGAAAACGGTGTAAATGTACCTAAAACCAGTCAAAAGATAAGAGAAAAAATAATTGAGATATTAAAAATTTTGGAAGATTTAAAATCAGATATTGAAAAACGATCAAAGATGATCAGTTTTTTTGAAAAACCTAATACTGTTATTTCAGTTTATGATTTACTGGAACTTATGTTTAATATTGTTTTTAATGCAATGTATAAATATGAATGGGGTGATCTGTCAGATTCTTCCATGATTCATGAGTTAAGAAAGGTTATGACTTCCAGTTCCCATGGCGGGACAATATTTACTGAAGAAACTGTATCTTATGAAGAGACTGTTTCTTTTGATGCTAATACCAGATTTGAAGAAAATACATCACATGAGAAAACCATCTCATTTGAAAATACACAATGA
- a CDS encoding YkgJ family cysteine cluster protein — MENTDKMAAISPVKLGVDSKFQFKCHKDVKCYTKCCRGISIILTPYDIIRLKNRLQLSSEEFLAIYTKPELMEKTDLPVITLKLLDDELTSCPFVRDTGCIVYEDRPTACRYYPLGVASLSHKEGADDDGFYFFVNEPHCLGFEEDREWTVKEWRKDQGVDIHDEINAEWTDLLVRKRSFPQNIKLTDKSKQLFFMVSYNIDKFKQFVFESTFLTRYDTEKEIIEKIKDNETALLQFGLKWLKDILFNYKNFEFNQEKQSVSVKE; from the coding sequence ATGGAGAACACAGACAAAATGGCTGCAATAAGTCCAGTTAAACTTGGAGTTGACAGCAAATTTCAATTTAAATGTCATAAAGATGTAAAATGCTATACAAAATGCTGCAGAGGTATAAGTATAATTTTAACACCCTATGATATTATCAGGCTTAAAAACCGTTTGCAGCTTTCATCAGAGGAATTTCTGGCTATATATACAAAACCTGAACTAATGGAAAAAACTGATCTGCCTGTTATTACACTTAAATTACTGGATGATGAACTGACCTCGTGTCCTTTTGTGCGTGATACAGGATGTATTGTATATGAAGACCGTCCCACTGCCTGCCGGTATTATCCTCTAGGAGTTGCATCCCTGAGCCATAAAGAAGGAGCTGATGATGATGGATTTTATTTTTTTGTAAATGAACCTCACTGCCTGGGTTTTGAAGAAGACCGTGAATGGACTGTTAAGGAATGGCGTAAAGATCAGGGGGTTGATATTCATGATGAAATAAATGCTGAATGGACAGATTTGCTGGTCAGGAAACGTTCTTTTCCGCAAAATATCAAACTTACTGATAAAAGCAAACAGCTTTTTTTTATGGTAAGTTATAATATTGATAAATTTAAACAGTTTGTATTTGAAAGTACATTTTTGACAAGATATGATACTGAAAAAGAAATTATTGAAAAAATTAAAGATAATGAAACAGCTTTGCTGCAATTTGGTCTTAAATGGTTAAAAGATATTTTATTTAATTATAAAAATTTTGAATTTAACCAGGAAAAACAAAGTGTTTCTGTAAAAGAATAG
- the dapA gene encoding 4-hydroxy-tetrahydrodipicolinate synthase, with translation MVKGTYTALITPLRNNAVDYEGLLKLADFQISNGISGLLAVGTTGESPVLTWNEHVDVIKCIAKQTKGKCKCIAGTGSNNTRESLDATKHAVNAGADAVLLVDPYYNGPSSLEIRKEYVSPIAREFSETQIIPYIIPGRTGAQLLPEDLALLSREFTNVSTVKEATGSLENMKRTRECCGPDFSILSGDDALTFEMMTSPQIQASGVISVASNIAPKWVSEMVSLLEQGEIEEAKKLETALTPLFNLVTVKTNEKTPYGDVVCRARNPLAFKTLMDILGMPSGGCRQPLGKLTKNGLKIVLEAARKVQAESPEIFKPVSDFFGIDIDEKLKESNDFDKFCYSAY, from the coding sequence ATGGTAAAAGGGACTTACACAGCACTCATAACACCATTAAGAAATAATGCTGTTGATTATGAAGGGCTTTTAAAACTTGCGGATTTTCAAATATCAAACGGAATATCTGGTCTGCTTGCTGTTGGCACAACAGGGGAAAGTCCTGTCTTGACATGGAATGAACACGTTGATGTTATAAAATGTATTGCAAAACAAACCAAAGGCAAATGCAAATGTATTGCAGGAACAGGCAGCAATAATACCAGAGAATCCCTTGATGCTACAAAACATGCAGTAAACGCAGGTGCTGATGCTGTTTTACTGGTTGATCCTTATTATAATGGTCCAAGCTCCCTTGAAATCAGAAAAGAATATGTTTCACCAATAGCAAGGGAATTTTCTGAAACCCAGATTATACCATATATCATTCCCGGCAGAACCGGGGCACAGCTTTTGCCTGAAGACCTTGCATTATTAAGCAGGGAATTTACCAATGTTTCAACAGTCAAAGAAGCTACCGGCAGCCTTGAAAATATGAAACGCACAAGGGAATGCTGCGGTCCTGATTTTTCCATACTTTCAGGCGATGATGCCCTTACCTTTGAAATGATGACCAGTCCCCAGATTCAGGCTTCGGGGGTTATTTCAGTAGCATCAAATATTGCACCAAAATGGGTTTCAGAAATGGTAAGCCTTTTAGAACAGGGAGAAATAGAAGAAGCAAAAAAACTGGAAACAGCTCTTACCCCTCTTTTTAATCTTGTTACAGTTAAGACAAATGAAAAAACTCCTTATGGAGATGTTGTCTGCAGAGCAAGAAACCCTCTTGCGTTTAAAACACTTATGGATATTCTTGGTATGCCCTCAGGCGGATGCAGGCAGCCGCTTGGGAAATTAACCAAAAACGGGTTAAAAATTGTTTTGGAAGCAGCCCGGAAGGTGCAGGCTGAATCACCTGAAATATTCAAACCTGTATCAGATTTTTTTGGAATAGATATTGATGAAAAACTAAAAGAATCTAATGATTTTGACAAATTCTGTTATTCGGCATATTAA
- a CDS encoding transposase family protein, with protein sequence MSIPRDSLPNCKCPYKTIEEECSEREEATTEQLRIIKAHLPILLKRLSKIKDPRNPKKCKHKMTVIMIYGILTFVFQMSSRREANREMTRPMFIQNLLLYFPELKDLPHNDTLMRLLSKIEVDDIEAAHVELIRHFIRKKKFRRYLIENCYPIAIDGTQKFVRDAIWSEECLERKVKNGEDGKKKQYYVYVLEANLAFYNGMTIPLMSEILNYTQGDTDNSKQDCETKAFHRLADRLKKEFPRLKIMVLLDGLYPNGPVMEHCLKNKWQFMIVLKDGSLSNVWKEFEALKEFEEFNSLKMKWGNRRQFFQWVNEIEYTYGENDKKSVVLHVVVCEEVWKEVGSTGEIKVKTSKHAWISSEPLNQRNVNERCNLGARNRWGIETGILIEKHHGFCYEHCYSYNWNAMKGYHYLMRIGHLFIIIALYSECLMKKVKQLGLKGFIRFIKETLASPWLKHEMVIKRLNRNFQMRLA encoded by the coding sequence GTGTCTATACCTAGAGATTCACTTCCGAACTGCAAGTGTCCTTATAAAACAATTGAGGAAGAATGTTCTGAACGTGAGGAAGCAACCACTGAACAGTTAAGAATCATAAAAGCACATCTCCCGATATTATTGAAACGGTTGTCTAAAATTAAAGACCCCCGAAATCCTAAAAAATGTAAGCATAAAATGACTGTCATCATGATTTATGGTATACTCACATTTGTATTCCAGATGAGTTCCAGGAGAGAAGCCAACCGGGAAATGACTCGGCCTATGTTTATACAAAATTTGCTTTTGTACTTTCCTGAACTTAAAGACCTCCCGCATAACGATACTTTAATGCGCCTGTTATCCAAAATTGAAGTTGATGATATAGAAGCCGCACATGTTGAATTGATCCGCCATTTTATCAGGAAAAAAAAGTTTCGACGCTATCTGATTGAAAATTGTTATCCAATTGCTATTGATGGAACACAGAAATTTGTTCGTGATGCTATCTGGAGTGAAGAATGCCTGGAACGGAAGGTTAAAAATGGTGAGGATGGTAAGAAAAAACAGTATTATGTGTATGTTTTAGAAGCCAATTTAGCTTTTTATAACGGTATGACAATACCTTTAATGAGTGAAATTCTGAATTATACACAAGGTGATACTGATAACAGCAAACAGGATTGTGAAACAAAGGCTTTCCACAGATTAGCCGACCGCTTAAAAAAGGAGTTTCCACGCCTGAAAATAATGGTTTTACTTGATGGACTTTATCCAAATGGGCCTGTTATGGAACATTGCCTTAAAAATAAATGGCAGTTTATGATTGTTCTCAAAGACGGCTCTTTATCAAATGTGTGGAAGGAATTTGAGGCACTAAAAGAATTTGAAGAATTCAACAGTTTGAAAATGAAATGGGGAAACAGGAGACAGTTCTTCCAGTGGGTCAATGAAATTGAATATACTTACGGAGAAAATGATAAAAAGAGTGTTGTTCTCCATGTTGTCGTCTGTGAAGAAGTATGGAAAGAGGTAGGCTCCACCGGCGAAATCAAGGTTAAAACATCTAAACACGCCTGGATTTCCAGTGAACCGTTGAACCAGAGAAATGTTAATGAGCGCTGCAATTTGGGCGCGCGGAACCGCTGGGGCATTGAAACCGGCATATTGATAGAAAAACATCATGGGTTCTGTTATGAACATTGTTATTCCTATAATTGGAATGCTATGAAAGGCTATCATTATCTTATGCGTATTGGGCATTTGTTCATTATTATAGCACTCTATTCCGAATGCTTGATGAAAAAAGTAAAACAGCTTGGCCTAAAGGGTTTTATCCGATTTATTAAGGAAACTTTGGCCAGTCCCTGGTTAAAGCATGAAATGGTAATAAAGCGGCTTAATAGAAATTTTCAGATGCGTCTGGCATAA